The segment GAATATACGGTTAAGAAAGCGGACGATCGGCTAAGCGTCCATGCAGATGGTGTGTACGAGGCTTACACCTGCCTCACCTGCCATGTTCACAATACTCCAGAGATCCAGTTTGACCACGAGAGCCACGGAGTCAAATCCTACAACGCCTGCCTCAACTGCCATCAGACGGTCATCAATGGAATAAAATACGGAACTCGAAAGGCGAATTGGGAGTATAATCCGTGATAAGTTGCGAGACAACCGCGCTTAATTGGTGGGAAGGAGTTGTGCATGTCCCAAAACTTCAAACCGGTGACAGTTGGGATATCGGGTGGTTCAGCATCAGGGAAGACAACATTAGCAAAAACACTAGCGGAAGGGCTGAAAGAATTCTCGCCGGTGATTCTGCACCAAGATTACTACTTCAAGGATTGGTTGGAATACCCTCCAGAAGAACGGGAAAAGGTTATTACTGCGAATCATCCGGCTGCGGTTCGGTGGGAGGCACTACTAGGGCATATCCGTCAACTGATTGCCCGTCAACCGATTGAAACGCCACCCGAAGGAACGCGGTCGTTTGCCCGAGGAGATGCGCCTGCCACAATTCAACCGAGTGATCTGATTATCGTCGAAGGGCATCTTATCCTATGGGAGGCAGCACTCAGAGACCTGATGGATGTCAAACTCTTCGTTGATGTTGAACCGCATGAACGGGTGCTACGTCGTCTGTTGCGGGATGTCGCACAGCGTAGCGGTGACCTTGAGGGAGCGGTTGCGTGGTATCGTCGGGATGTCATCCCCAATTTCTCGGTCTACACTGAGCCGTGTAAAGCGTACGCCGATATCGTTGTGCCCTTTGTAGATGAGAATCCTGTGGCTTTGCAGACCCTTGTTGCGGGTCTACAGGATCGGATTTTGAGTCGGCGCACTTCGGTGAAACTTGAGATATGATAGGTAATAGAAATGTAGACGGGCGTATCTGATTAACAGATGCTATTCAACCGCTCCGATTCTTGCGGCCTGCGGCGCACGGGTTGGGACTCTTTGCTGCTCTCGCTTATTTTCCGGCACATAACCGGAGTAATCTGAAATTTTACCGTGGGTTAGCGCATAGATGGCAACGTTGGTCATAAAACGGTAGACGCCGGGTGAGTAGTGCACAGGACGGCTTGGCGGACTGACTGCTTCCATCGCGCACATATAGTCTCGACGAATGACCAGCACAGAAAGTTTGTCGCCAATAAAAATGCCTTCAAGAAAATTCCGTGATGGAAGATGAGAAGGGCGTCCATCCACTGCAAAATGGGAAAGTGACCCCTGATGATGGTAAATATCAAAGCCAATGGGTGGCCCACCCACTTGATAGAAGTTGTGATAAATTTCATGGCTGCTGGGAATACGTCCTACATGATATTCTGGCACGATGTACCGCATATTCGCCAGAAACAGACGGGTTATTGATTGAGCGGCAGCGTGGAAACCACAATCGTCAAAAATGAGGAGGCCTCCTTTTTCGACCAGATACCGCCGCAACGCCGCTGCTTCG is part of the Candidatus Poribacteria bacterium genome and harbors:
- a CDS encoding AAA family ATPase translates to MSQNFKPVTVGISGGSASGKTTLAKTLAEGLKEFSPVILHQDYYFKDWLEYPPEEREKVITANHPAAVRWEALLGHIRQLIARQPIETPPEGTRSFARGDAPATIQPSDLIIVEGHLILWEAALRDLMDVKLFVDVEPHERVLRRLLRDVAQRSGDLEGAVAWYRRDVIPNFSVYTEPCKAYADIVVPFVDENPVALQTLVAGLQDRILSRRTSVKLEI